The Cyclobacteriaceae bacterium DNA segment ATAAAATGAAGCAAGCTGCTCTGGTGTAAACTTACCGGTTTGCTCCATGCGTGCAATAGTAGAATCGTATAACAGGTCGGAGAACTCATCACTTTCCGGGGAGATGAACTTCTTGCCCTGCTCATTATTGAAGGACGTCATAATGGGCACAATGGGTGATATACACAAAAACTTGGCTTCAGTTTGAATGGTCACTGGCAACTCTTCTTCAATAGAGTCCGGCACCAGGTGCAGGCTGCCAATCATGATGTCCTTTTGCTCAAACAACTGGGCTGTGAAGTAGCTCATAAACTCGCGGTCGCCACAGGCAAACACGAGGGTAACTTTTGAGGAATAGAAATGAAGTCCTTTACGGCTGATTTTCGTTTGGCCTTTGAGTCCGGAAAAGTTGAATTGTGTATATGTCTGGTAGGACTTATCCGGACCAAACATCAGCAGCCCTTTAATAAACTGAGCCAATAAATATTGGTGGTGAAACGGCACGTATGCCCCCCTGTTCTTAAGCGAAAAAATAATCCTGGTTCTCAAGCGTCAAAAAATAAATGGGGTTAAAAAATACAAAACCTCAAACCCCGCTTCAACCTGATAATGAGCGGATTATAAAGCTACGAAAAAGTAAAAAATCAGGAAAGAATGATGTAAGGAATATTTACACATTGAAGCGAAAATGCATGATATCGCCATCGGCAACCACGTATTCCTTGCCTTCAATGGCCATTTTTCCGGCTTCGCGACAACCCGCTTCAGTTTTATACTGCTGATAATCAGCCAATTTGATAACTTCTGCCTTAATGAACCCCTTTTCGAAATCGGTATGAATTACCCCGGCCGCCTGAGGTGCCTTCCACCCCCGTTTTATCGTCCAGGCCCGAACCTCTTTCTCCCCAGCTGTGAAATAGGTGATCAGGCTGAGCAGACTATACGATGCACGGATCAGTTTAGCCAAACCGGACTCATCAAGTCCATATTCTTTCAGAAAGGTTTGGCGGTCTTCTTCGCTTTCCAACTCAGCAATCTGGGCTTCAATGGCGGCTGAAATAATAACCACATCAGCGCCTTCGGTTTTAACCAATTCACGAAGGGCATCTACGTGTTTGTTTCCGGTGAGCACCGAGCCCTCATCCACGTTGGCTACGTAAACCACCGGCTTTGCGGTAAGCAGTTGAAGGTCCTCGATAGCCTTTTTGTCTTCTTCACTTACCTCAACGGCACGGGCATTTTTACCTGCCAACAACGCCTCTTTATACAGACTGAGGGTACCTAATTCTTTCTTTGCTTTTGCATCGCCACTTTTGGCAATCTTCTCAAGCCGGTTAATCTTCTTTTCAACTGATTCTAAATCCTTAAGCTGTAACTCAGTGTCAATGATCTCTTTATCGGCAACGGGATTAACCCTTCCATCAACGTGCACAATGTTGTCATTATCGAAGCAGCGCACCACGTGAACGATGGCATCTACTTCGCGGATGTTGGCCAGAAACTGATTACCCAACCCCTCCCCTTTGCTCGCTCCTTTTACAAGTCCTGCAATGTCAACAAACTCAATGGTTGTCGGGATAACTTTTTGGGGATTAACCAATCCTTCAAGCACCTTTAAGCGCGGATCAGGAACGGAGATTACCCCCACGTTTGGCTCTATGGTACAAAAGGGGAAGTTTGCAGCCTCGGCCTTGTTATTGGAGAGCGCATTAAACAAGGTTGATTTTCCGACATTCGGCAATCCTACGATTCCACATTGCAAGCCCATAGTAAGCGGTTTAAAAAATTAAGCCGCAAATATAGCAGGAAGGCTCTAACGGGACACCGGAACTATAAAAAAAGCCCTCCGGTATCGAAGGGCTTTGTCGTATAGGTTATAGGTTGTTTAATCCCATTTAAGTTCACCATCTTGCGATGTTTTGGCGGATGGCGCTACTGCTTCCTCACCTTCATGGTGTTCGTGAACATGATCAAACTGATCGAAATCTACATCCGGGAGCAACTCCTTTTT contains these protein-coding regions:
- the ychF gene encoding redox-regulated ATPase YchF, which codes for MGLQCGIVGLPNVGKSTLFNALSNNKAEAANFPFCTIEPNVGVISVPDPRLKVLEGLVNPQKVIPTTIEFVDIAGLVKGASKGEGLGNQFLANIREVDAIVHVVRCFDNDNIVHVDGRVNPVADKEIIDTELQLKDLESVEKKINRLEKIAKSGDAKAKKELGTLSLYKEALLAGKNARAVEVSEEDKKAIEDLQLLTAKPVVYVANVDEGSVLTGNKHVDALRELVKTEGADVVIISAAIEAQIAELESEEDRQTFLKEYGLDESGLAKLIRASYSLLSLITYFTAGEKEVRAWTIKRGWKAPQAAGVIHTDFEKGFIKAEVIKLADYQQYKTEAGCREAGKMAIEGKEYVVADGDIMHFRFNV
- a CDS encoding CRISPR-associated endoribonuclease Cas6, with the protein product MRTRIIFSLKNRGAYVPFHHQYLLAQFIKGLLMFGPDKSYQTYTQFNFSGLKGQTKISRKGLHFYSSKVTLVFACGDREFMSYFTAQLFEQKDIMIGSLHLVPDSIEEELPVTIQTEAKFLCISPIVPIMTSFNNEQGKKFISPESDEFSDLLYDSTIARMEQTGKFTPEQLASFYKFQLVPDPGYLQRLQAAGKKFARIYPLYDNDVKFEVRGYTFPFTLYAAPEVQRFVYENGLGYFCHKGFGMLDIAGGDSSLKQNSQHDAVYA